From the Octopus sinensis unplaced genomic scaffold, ASM634580v1 Contig10850, whole genome shotgun sequence genome, the window ATGCCAAGAACGTGTATTTGTGGAAATAAAAATAACCCCAGAATGGATCAGAGTTATCGACAGTGTtcataatgtataatttataatcaTTTTAGTCAGTCCTGTTCGATCAAATCATTTCAAAAATATCATTTTGTTGCCCCATCAGTACTCACTGGAAGGGATTTGCCTACGTTGTTTGCGACGGGTCGACCAGGACTTATCAAATGTACTGTTTCTCTGCTATAAATGAGTCGGTAGCCTATAATTTGGCTTGATTCGTAGGGAGCACGTATTTCTAATGCTTTTGGGTACGCATTTCGAATGATGTACGAACTATCGCAGCCCAGAGAATCTGAATCTATAAGTAGCCCGCATTTTGCGATTTTTTAGGCTCATGAGGGGGGAATATGCTAATAATTATtaactatttatattttaaacattatttttaagaCATGTGGTTAGATATTTGGCGTGAAATTAATACGTTTTtggttaattaataaatttttgtaaaatataacaattgtttaaatatgattttaatattttatctagtGATAAATCTtggattttattgatatttttatattttattttgaaatttgaaatattgatttttaaatatattactaCACTCTATTTAAAAATCCAAGACAGCTTATAATTAcagaatatttcaaaaaatattccaaGTAAAATTAATCcttgttattatttaattatcttaaattaaaatcaaataaaaataataataaataaagtttGTTAATGGGGAATACTGTTTATAAACGAAACAACGATGAGGTGGTGGATGACTTATGCCTTCAAACGGAATTTTCCTACGAGATTGAAATGGCACTAAGGATAGTCGACAGAGGATTTTTTGCTCAACTAACCGAACCCAAGTTGATATATTCCTTCAATCCTCTGACAAACGGACTCGTCCACATCTCTAGTCCCACCATTTATGCCATTGCCCTAAAACACCTCGATATCAGACCCGGGAACAGTTTTCTCAACATTGGCTCAGGTTCGGGGTATTTTTCTACCATTGTCGGCTTTTTGCTCGGTATGCCTCCTCAGTAGTATAAAACGAGGTACATTTGGGACAAATCACGGAATCGAACAGAATCTTGACATGGTGGAATATTCGAGGGGCCGAGTCCACGAATTCAAACTCAAAAATCCATTTTTTGATATGTTTGATTTCTGTGAGCCCAAATTCTACTGGGGAAATGCATTTTccataaattttgataattttccgCCAATTTTATATGACCGGATATACGTCGGGGCTAACGTTCCTTCACAATTCCgtgattttttcatttcgttgttAAACATTAACGGACTATTGATCCAGCCCTATTCAGGAAATGTACACATtcttaaaaatatcaaaaaaatagtttattttgaTAAAAAGACTCGATTATGACAGATTTGAATATTCCAATGTCCTCGAAGTCACTTTTACAGAAATGGTCAGACCCTCTGACGTCACAAACGTGGTACTTCCAGGTAAAACTGATTTTTAAAGTCCCAGAGCGTAATGTGCCTTCTTTGATGGAGATTTGCCGAGATGCGATTCGCGGAGATCTCCGGGAAAAAATCACGTGTCACCTCGGTCACCAGTATGTCCCACTCCGTCGGCTTTATTTTGAGTCTACAAGAGGTAGTAGAGCCTCAAAAATGACAGAAGAAGATATAAGAACGAGTGTTGATGTTTTCGGGTTTTTGGGGGATGAACGACGGTTTGTGGTGCTGCCGGATTCCCCTGAAGAACCGAGTTGTGCGGAGTTTGAATATAAGGGGGACGATGAGCCGTATGTTGACTTGATGAGTCGGTTTGTGTCTGCCTTGCCTGTGCATTATGCGCTAAAACAATTTCTAATGTACTCTCGATTATTGTTTTAGTGTTGATTGGATTCGATATTtaaactttatttcatttattgtataACGTGTAGGAAAGATGACTAAATTTTAGGAAATGACTAAATTGGCGAGTATTTGATTGAATTTAGAGAGAACAGTCGGCATACAGAACTAAAAACGGTAGAAATCATATTTGGATGTTCACTAACAACTGTAATTGAAGCTAACTATTGATTGACTGTAACGCTGGAACAAGTCTATAATCCAAAATAgtattgaatatataaaaatcctACAGGGAGTATATTTCCGTAGAGAAATACTCCAAAAATTCATTATTGTCCTTTCTCGAAATTTTTAACTTTGATTTTGTTTCTTGGTATTATTTCCTCAAACGTAAAAAGTCCTACtataactaaatttttaaaaacttttataaaatgaattatttagtTCAGAACAACAAGTaatgattaatttttaattaatgcgCCTCTTCAAGCCAAAGCGAATCTCTTCGATGGGCACACTAATCTATCTTACAAGACCGACCGACTGTGGTTGCTCTCAAGTCCGACTTAATGGCCATACTCTTCTAAGCCCTCTCCGTTGTTTGATTTGTAAACCAAGACTTTTAGCATTCTCTCGGCGGGATCATTCCAAACTTATGTTCTGTACGCTTATTCTCCAATGTTTTCCAGATAAACACTGACTAAAGTAGGCTAATTTATATCCTTTGAGACCGATTCAGTCGAAATGATGTTTATAGAATTTACTCACAACATGTCACATGTTAGTACCAATAGTACTACAGTTACCTCGTCGTTCTGGATTACTCCTAGTTATGTGAGAATGAAATCGTACTTGTTTGGAGCTATTGAACTTCAACTTGCTTCAGGTTTTTTCGGAAGGTGATCCCGAACTCTATAAGAGTGATTATGTTCTTTATATTGTCAAGTACAAAGATATCTACTTTGTTAATCTCGACCTTCGTTTTCGTATTTATTGTCGTGTCAATACAAATCTCTACAGATTTATTCGCGGTAAGTTACttttggattttttaaatattttatatttttgatcgTTATTAAAATTTTTCGTTATCAAGACCAAACTTTCAATTTTTTAGaccattatttaaattttgttttcttttcattctctgaTAATACTTTCATAGTTAATTTtaacatcaaaaataaatatttttacaccttaatttaatttaattttatattcatttttacaaTTCAATTTTGATATTTCTTCTAATTTGATCCTATTATTGGAAGTGTCTTGAGAGACtaaatttctgtaaaatgttaaggtaactattttatttttgaattctttACCGTTTTAATATTTGAAGAGATCcagaatttataaataaatcttCTAACTAGGAATTCTTGCTTCAAATTAATGGCTTGGGAAaagcaaaattttgaataaatatcaatTACGTTAAAAAAATTTCAGATCATCATTTTTTAAGACAAACTACTCaaatctattatatttatttagtaacgCTCCTTTAGACCTTTCGTTTTAATGTTTATTAAAAGAATGTTCGCATTTAAAAACAGACTTTTACCATACGGCATATATTCAGCACAAACTTTTAGGATAATAGATCTCTTAATATTAAACAAATAGTTATCAAcgtatcctttccttttgtttACTCCACAATTCGTTTTCaaatgcaaatttaaatattcaggcTTTACAATTTTCACACGATCTTAAGGAACTACAATTTTTTGGTTCATCATTGATTATTAACCTAAAGTCTTTTAGTTAAAAACATTTTgtcttatttgaaaatttttgcttCTTCATTCTAGTTGAACTTTTATCAATCGAATTGCATTCCAAATAAGAAACAATGCTTTTGTATTTTCCAATAATTAGTACTAAATTTTTAAGCAGCATTCTTGACAAAAATGGGAACATCTAAATATCAAAGATGCATCGGTTTAAGCGAAGACATACTATTGGAATCCATTTATTGTCAGGTGAAAGTTCAAGCGTGGATCCTAAGACAGTTTATGATTGGATTGAAAAATCAAACGAAATTTGTGACAAATATAATGGAAATGATATCTTTCCATTTCTAATTATGGACAACTGTCCATGCCACATTATTCCGACGTTATTGAATATTGAAGTGCACTTTTTGCCTCCAAAAACAACAAGTCACTTACAAACATTGGATTCCGGAGTAATACCTAGTTTAAGGCACATTACCGAAAATTACAGCTAAAACATATTATTAACTAACTTAAAACAAGTAACAATTCGCATATTGGGCATATTGGGTTGGATGATGCAAGACGTTTTGTTGGAAAATCATGAAAAAGCGTAAACGAAGAAACAATTAAAAACTGCTAGAGGCAAACCAAGATTTGCCATGTCGAAACAAATAACAGTGAAAATTCgaaaaaagaaattgttgatCAAAATCTATTGAATCAACATTGAATATTAATGATGAGATGGATGTCAACGAATATATTTTGGTGGATAGTAATGCTAAAACATACTGTCATATTGAAGAAGACCAAATATTTTCTACACTTCGGAGAATCAATGACAGTGATGAAGAAGACATAATAGAAGACTTTACTAAAAAAGACCTTCTAAAAATGAAATGGGTAATGATGGTTCGAAGTTATGCTGCGCGGGATCGAGTTTACTCAAGGGATGTCGAAAAAAGCTTACAATATATTAAGCATAGTAAAAGGGAATATCGGAATTGTCTAAAACAGCGGTTCTTAacctttttcaaatttttgataaaGTGTACCCCTTGGGGTACCCCCTatcgatttttaaatttttacatatctttttttgagataaatgatttaattataaaatataaattattttctaactaaacaaaatcaataaaatattttatgccgaaaaagtgtaaaagatttaattttaatgagatatttgttgttgcttttctacAAGTTTTCTAATATTCAAATCTATGTTGCTAAGAGCGATTCGCATATCATCTCCAACTTTCAATCGATTAcgagatttatttttaataaatgataaaCAAGACATCGCAGTTTCGCATAAGTATGTTGTTAGATAAGGAATTAAATATTGCATACTAGCCATAGTCAATAACGAATACTTTGGAATCATTTTACTCCAAAATTCCATAAGTGTGCAAGCATTGAAACATATCTGAATAATCACAAAAATTGTTCCGCGTACCCCCTGGATCTTCTCGCGTACCCCCTAGGCACATGTACCCCCGGTTAAGAAACCCTGGTCTAAAAAATAGATGTAGACAGTTAACGATTATGgagtttttaataaatattaaatattttgtgtttaattaaTTTTAGGGGGGTGTTATAATGCCACCCCGTTTATTCCCATGAAGTTTCTTTTAAAatagtttcttttaaaaattatcgAGTTTATTCTCTAATTGGCAATTTCTCAAATTGCCGAACAAAATTGAAGGaaccaaaaatggccaatttgagagggttgagtgtatttggtttttttttcgtgGAAATATAGAGAGGTATCATAGTAAAGACCGTGATAATTTATtccaacaagaaaaaaatatttgactttaatatcataataaaataatgttaaatatatttatttaagaaaaactATTAGTTAATAATATACTATTACAATTTATGTTTTGTTGACCTTTTTATTTTGTGTTACCACGAGTTTAATGATCTCTAATCATGATGAAAAACTAAAAACTGAATACATCGTGGCTAACAGATACAGACTAATCCAAAAAGTAGGCAGTGGATCTTTCGGAAAAATATATTCCGCCTATGACATTACCACCGGAGAAAAAGTAGCCATAAAAATGGAGAAATCTCAATCCAAACATCTCCAGTTGTGTTTTGAGAGCAAAGTATACCGAATCCTCCAGTCCTACGCAGGAATTCCTGCCATGAAGGACTATATCGAGGAGAATGACTACAATAGTCTTGTTATTGAGCTCCTGGGTCCCTCACTGGAAAAACTATTCGACAAATGCAAACGAAAATTCAACCTCAAGACTGTCCTTATGCTGGCTTTGCAAATCATAGACAGACTGGAACTTCTCCATTCACGTTGTTTTATCCACAGAGATGTGAAACCTGACAATTTTCTGATCGGGACCGGTCGGTTGTGTCACAGATTGTACCTCATTGACTTTGGATTGGCTAAAAAATACAAAAGTTCGACGACAGGAGTCCATATTCCTTACAGAGATGATAAAAGTCTGACGGGAACTGCGAGATATGCCAGTTCTAATACTCATATGGGTATTGAGCAGAGCAGAAGGGATGATATGGAGTCCCTGGGATACATGTTGCTATATTTCCTGAGAGGGAACCTTCCATGGCAGGGTTTACAGGCTTCAAATAAGAAGGAAAAGTACAGGAAAATTGGGGAAATGAAGGTTTCTACGAGCATTGAGAGTCTTTGTCGTGGATTTCCTAACGAGTTTGTGTTGTATTTCAAGTATTGTCGGAGTTTGGATTTTGAGAAGAAACCTGATTATAATTATCttcgaaaaatttttaaattgctgTTTAAAAAGATGGGGTACGTTGATGACGATTTGTATCTGTGGTTTTTTGTTCCTGATGAAGAATGAACTATCTTTACAGATTGCTAACCattgtttgctttttcttttaaaattactcTTTTTTACTACTAAATGTGAATATGGGTTTATTGGAGCTTGTTTTATAATGATTTAACAATATAATTTCCGGTGAGTCGTTTATAGTTTTTCTCGGGGTAAATGAGATTTCAGTTACAGATTCAGGTCAGACTTTTGCTATCTTTTTTGATGATGGGTAATCGGTGATTATTCAGTTAGTTTgggtaaaatattaaatctaaaaTGATTCAGTTCTTGAAatttgatataataaaaaaatgtgaataatttGGGTTTAATGACCATCAATTTATTACATTGACGAAATAACCAAATacaataattaatcaattttaaaatcaactTATCAAAAGAAGTACTTTTATGGAAATCAGAATTAGCCatattttacaaaagaataaataaaaactaatttttacAAACGGAATTTTAGACGAAACAAAAGAAGAACGTCAGGTATTTACGGAGTCAATATTAATCAGTAGTttggaaattaaatataaatcaaagaaaataaaacttttaaataGAAACAAAGGTTAAACAAAGAAGATCAAATATATGAGgaattagcgaaaaaataaaatccaaaaaGCAAAGTTTTCATAATAGATCTTTGTCGTAAATAAACTCGAATTCAATGATTAATTAAAgttagtttaaaaataaataaaaactaaaggAAAAAGTTTAGTAGAGTACTTTTTAAcgattaatgttattatatattgattaaaacATTTACAAATCATTAATAATACAGCTGGTAAAAGAATTGATTTGAAACTGCCTCAAAATATTGCAAGTAAAATTATTTTCACGACTTGAAACCAACATTTCATTTGAATTGagagattaaaagataaaaaatcagaaaaaataattttgactATTACAAGTCAAAATGAAAGATTAATTTTTTGATTcatagtcttttgtttttgtttgatatGCAGAGACGGCACATGAGTCAGAgatcaaatttttttaaaatgaattataaatcAATATTGCAGCCGAAATTTCTAAGAAAAGTAAAAATCCCAACGAGAATCGTCATCTTCTCGAAAGAGTCTTGTTGGCGATCGTCCAGGGGAACAGCGCCGGCAGTTCAATATAATTTTTGTCTGTATTTTTATCTCTGTcttaaaaaatcaattttttgcgCAGATTGAAACCTTGCTATTTAGTTGCCAATATCATCTATAAAAGACTTTTTACCTGTGGATATAAAAACTTATCAATTTTCATTGCTAAAAATATTCTCAGatctgatttctttattttcaaacaaaaaatattgacAACTATGATTGATTTACTAATGTTATTAGCAGATAAAATTAGAGTAGTATTTGTTCCAATGAATTTTCAAATTTGTTCAATTCGTCCAAATGCTTCTTTCTGGCTATCGTTTACTTTCTCGTCATCAAAATGGTAGTCCATTACTCTAAAGATGGGGAGTCAGAATTTGTTTTAGTTATGGTAACTCTAGATGGTGTATCTCAGACCCCAATGTGAGGAGAGTTTGACTCGTTTATATTAAGTTTGCCTTTTTTGCACAAACAACACATTTGTATGCAATTGCTATAAATTAGAGTCTTATAATCTTGTGAACTAAGAGTACTCTTAGTTACATGTGcttttgaaattttacaaaaatttattttaatatctttgcatgtacttatgtagaaaatttgattaaatgtcaaaagaattgaaaaaacactctatttatattttgaaacgtTTTGTTGAAATACAATATAACAAATATTGGTGTGGTTACACCTCAGTAGTGGAAATACTGGAAAAATGTGGCATTCTAGTCATTAATTTAAATTCAGATTGTACTGATTGTCCTTAGCTGGATTATCCTCATATATTCAAAAATTGACATTAGGAAAGATCATTTATCCTGACAACTGCatcaaaaaatgtaaaaaacCATCCTGCTTAAATATAAAAATGGCCTTGATGAAATTGTGCAATCATTAGAAAAattctctttaaatattttttatgattaataaagaatataaaattaataatctaTTTCCGAGATCTTGCATATGCATTTGTGAACTTTGGAGGAGCAGGGAAAAAATTCATTGGAACAAATTTAAATTTTTCTGATActtaaaaattttagaaaacttgCTTGTAGTTTTCCATCGTCCCAACACTGTCTAGGAAAACATAGGCGGGGGTTTGGAGGAAAGCAGtctaaatagaattaaaattaagaCCAGGTGTCGATGGTGGAAGTTTGGAGGGATAATCGGAATTTGGACGTTCTATGAATATATAAGAAGTGTTAGTTTTTGG encodes:
- the LOC115228634 gene encoding casein kinase I-like; the protein is MISNHDEKLKTEYIVANRYRLIQKVGSGSFGKIYSAYDITTGEKVAIKMEKSQSKHLQLCFESKVYRILQSYAGIPAMKDYIEENDYNSLVIELLGPSLEKLFDKCKRKFNLKTVLMLALQIIDRLELLHSRCFIHRDVKPDNFLIGTGRLCHRLYLIDFGLAKKYKSSTTGVHIPYRDDKSLTGTARYASSNTHMGIEQSRRDDMESLGYMLLYFLRGNLPWQGLQASNKKEKYRKIGEMKVSTSIESLCRGFPNEFVLYFKYCRSLDFEKKPDYNYLRKIFKLLFKKMGYVDDDLYLWFFVPDEE